GTAGTAAGTCAATTGTATAAGTCTCATTGACCAAAACATTCGTATCAATAATTTTGGAAACTTTCTTTTCTTGTGAGTTTTCATTAGTTTTGTCAGCTTAAAGTTTTACTTGAATatgaaaagtatttatttattcattattctaaaaattaaaaataattgtttttaatttctactatttattttaagataaataaatatatagaaattttttatactttttaaaatttgtttaaaagaattaaattatgTCGTGTATACAGctagatattattttaacaatcaACTGATCTTTTGTTTTCAATACACGAGTCAAAAATGAGAGTCGCTTAGATTGTGCACTTTCCAAAAAAGTCCTTGTATCAAGACGGAAACTTCACATCCCTAAAACCTTGGGCTATAAAGTTAGTAATTGTGGAAGTGTTGGAAGAAAAAACTTTCAATTTTCTTAACGACTAGGCTCCAAGCCCGTTATCTGTAAAATAAATGGGCCTCACTAAGTCCGTAAGCTGAATCCGAATTCAAGCTCGGACGTAGAATTCGGGTATTCCACGACCCATGGACCCGCGTCGTGAACTTCGAGACCCAATTGATGAAACAAGCGATTTGTACGATGAAGAGTGTTGCTTGAACCATTTGAGCTTTGCATGTTCATTCGGCACCGATGGATTCAGCTTCTATGCAAGTAGCCACCTCAAAAAATTTTCTTTGCCCAAATGCTTCAGTGGCGAAGGTTGCAGGTTCCAAGAAGATTGCCACCGTCAATTTCAGGTCCAAATTCAAAGGATGTGAAACCAAAATCCATGTCGTTTCCTCAAATGGTTCTGTCTCTAGCTGCTCTTCGCGTCCGGTCGgtcatcttttttcttttatttttttattcttaagcAGTTTTTTGTTGATCGATTTTGATAATGAAAGTTGTTTAGAAAACTTGGCAATGATGTTAAATTCCTTTCTGTACCCAAAAATCCAGTGATACTTTGTAATGATAAAATAGctattaaaaacatattcatacatGAAAGACAtaaatggtttttttttattaaggatGACTTTAGGATAGAACAGatgttagtttttctttttctttagtgGTTTGTTTTTAAGATCCTAATGACTGGGAATAATGGCTCAAATTGGCCCTAGTATTGTTATTATATGCATTGGTTAACGGTTATCCCTTGCTACATTTCTCTTAggtagaaaaaattatttttgtgtctTAGTCTGTTACTAAGCAAAGGACTTTCTTCACATTTAGTTGTGTTGTgtgcatttatttattttttaaattgctTATTCCTTtgcacttttttatttatttttcgcTTTTGAAAGTTTAGTATTTGCCTTCTTGTATATTGCCGAATGTATGCTGATTAAATTACTAGTTAGTCATATCATGTTATGTCATGACCTTGATCTGTTTGTACTTTGAGAACAATTCCCTTCCTTCTCTGTtgtaattgatattttcaatcACTGTCTGAGTTGACGTGTGATGTGATTTATAATGATGCTTTCGTTTTGACCAAAAAGGGAACAAAAACAAGTGTTGCTTAACCTAAGATCAGAACACTTTCTTGGAGTTTTCCGTGTTTGAAATTCAGATATACACGGTCCTCAACATCATTGACAACACCTTGATCGGGTAGTTTCATTATGTTGAGCATGGTCTAGTATTTTCTGGCCTTGCATATTATGGAGTTAACTTAGAAAAAAATCTCTATGAACACATACAGAAGCAAAAACGAAATGACtttaaggtaaaaataaaatgaatcaaaatCTTAAATTGAAATCAACTTATTCACCTTAACAACATATAGAAAAGTTAAGTAAggaagtttttgaaaaaaatgaggTTTATAAGTTGATATTAGAGAAATTTGATTCATTTTGCCTCATTGATTCTCAATTGTTTTTTATCAGAAAGTTTATCCAAATCGGTGTTTAGTGCACAATTTGCTCATTGGAAGGATAGATATATAAGTGGTTGAAACATGATCagaagtttatttttattctgtCGTAGTTCAGACAATATCTAAGATTCTCTGAGTAACACTGTAAGGACttaacaattacaaataaatgCATGCAagatttatttctaaatattggAAAAATTATAAGAAGATTCTAATGAAACTGTTCCTTTGTTCAAGTTAGTAAGAGTTGAATAATAGATCACAGAACTGAACATTTCCATGAGACCAAGATTTTTGTTTGAAGCTACATCCTGATCACACCCTCAAACACAATTTCCTGTGTTAGTTTGAGATTGCTGAAATTGATCATGGAATTGTTGTGGTGGAAGATCCCATTATGGTGATCTAATCAACCAATTCTGAAAGATAATTCCTAATTCCTAGCCAACTTGAAATCTCAAGACTTGGAGCCCTACAAATTCTTGTGTCATTCATTCAACACCTCGCAACTACCTTTTCACACAACTTGAGCTTTGATCTGTGGCTGCTACCTGCTGTAACTTTGGGTAATGGTCTAGAAAGGGAGGATGGGTGATGGTTTGACCTTCATTACTTCCATTTCTGCTTTGATTTGATGTGCTTCTCTTcaggtttttgttttttgctgCTAGCATGCTTTGTGCTGTTTTATTCAGTAGTCAAATGGTTTTTGGGCTTTGTTTTGTGTTTCGGATTGTGGTGATATCATCCGATGGTGTTAGctgttataaaaaattgtcaattaTACTGTAAATTGTACTCGAGTATTTTCCTTACGCATTATATTAAGTGGCATCTTACAATCTCACATATTTGTTTGACTCTTCCAATCTTAGGTAGGATGTCGATCTTGACAACATTGTATTTGTCATAGATGGTAAGAAAGTTAAAGGGATTGATCTATCAAGTTTGCATATTTAGGTAGCCTTAAATAATTTAGATACCACTTGGCAATAAGCTTTATATGTAATAAGTTGAGTAACTCCGGGATTTAATTGACTGAACGCTTGGAATTGATTGTGTTGCATATTACTTATTGGTTGGTGATTGTTCAATCTTTTATATGAACGGGCCCCTAATATTCGGTTTTACCTTGTGGACAACTGTagtattttaattgttttggaATTATTTTCTATGGTTTTATCAGTGTTTTTAGGTTGTTATAGGGGAAGGGAGTATCTTTTTGTAAAATACTTTGTTCCTTTTGTTTAATAGGATCTGTGCATCCTTCTCTACTGAGAAACTGGACTTATCTCCAacactttttgatatttttttgcCTACTAAGCAAAGCTTAAATGTCTTAATGTgttttataattatagataaaattcTCTCATGCGTCTATATAAAAGGCCAGGAAGGATTAATATGTTAAAAGAGCTGGATAATTTTTCTGATGGGGGATTATAAGGCGCTGTTTTCCTTGGATGGATGTTCAACGATATTGGAGAGCTTTTTTCATATTACTTATGCAGAAGTTTGGTGTGAATGGATGTCTCAGCTAACTATTTCCTTATATTTCAGTCTGTGTCAAGTTTGAAGGCAGATGATAACAAACGCAGAAGTAATCTTGAATCTCTGTTTTGTTATGATAAAGCTATTCCAGAAGAAATAATTGAGAAGCCTATTGGGCTATCTTTGGAAGAGAAATCTATTGGTAACAATCCCCGATGCACTGATTGCGAGGCCAAAGGTGCTGTGCTTTGTGTCACTTGTGCTGGTTCTGGTCTATATGTTGATTCCATATTGGAAAGCCAGGGCATAATTGTTAAAGTTCGTTGCTTAGGTATATTCTTTTTCCTGTTCTTGCAAACTTCTTTAGTATGTGCTTGCTGCAGGACCTCCTACACCTTACTCATGTTTAAACTGTATTTTCTGTGTTTTAGTTATGTGGTATTGTTACCAGTAGCATTTTTGTGTTTGTCCCTTATGCGTAGAAGCTGTTCTCTGATGGAACTTCCTTGATTTTTTAGTTGGACAATTTTAGCTTAACCTTTTATTATGGCTTGCCTAGATGAACAACTGGAGTTTGGTCTTCTATGAGGACTTTGAATGAAACAAGTTTGcaaatttttaaatctttttttggCATGTAGAATTAGTATGacttaaactaaaacatttttttttttgtggctCAAATTTGATGTAACACTCCACTAATTGCTAGATTAAATGGGTTGCATTTGCAAAAATCATAACCATCATAATCTAAATGTGTGATGCATAGTATCTTTATTGGTGGAAACGTTTTCTGCTGCAGTTAGCTTTCTGCACCACGTGCAGCTGTGATCCTACACTGCAGATTGTGGAATCATGTTCTTATtattttacatgaaaaaatgtATTGACTTGTGCAGTTGTATTACTGtttttgaatatgtttttattttacaactATGTCCATGCAGGCTGTGGGGGAACAGGCAATATAATGTGTGCAGAATGTGGCGGACGAGGTCATCTGGGACCCAAATGATCAAGTCCTgaccttttttaattttgttgtacCACCAATATATAGTCTTTTGGCTGATATTGCATGtaaccattttatttttattgttttgtaaatCAAGGAGTCTTGATGactgaaaaaaaataagatatttacaAAAATCTCTGCTATTCCTAAAGCATGAGCTTGTGGTCAGATCAGATGACTGTcatatttattcttaattattcGATTCCTCGAGGCACTTTATTTTGCTCACAGTGATGATTACTTGTAATAATACTTTTACATGAAAGATACATACAGttgatttatttctttaagGAAAATGTTTCATGCCCCTTTGATTTGTAGAATTGTGTGGAGCTActttattaaagatattaatcCTGTGGTGCATGGATTCTTTTCAGGGAAAAACTTGTTTTTggattttacattttttcatCAAATCTGGTTTTGATTCTTATGTATTCAAATAGGTTGATTTATTTCTTACGCATAAAGGGGCCGATTTAGAGGTTGAGTTAGATTCTTTCCAGTGCCAGCATAGATTAATCCTTCGCTATAAGCTTTGGAATGATACGTGAACTACGGCTATGAATCAAAATAAGTTCAACTATTttcaaaaagtcaaataaatgatcatcaatttaataatatacgGACCAAAATTAAGTttcacaaacaaaaatataaggattaaaattatatttttcttatgttttatgTGATACATGGTTTTTGTTGTTTCAGTTGTACTCTATCAGTTATGATTATCGTATCAGTACTAACTGAATGGAACTCTTGATCATTGCATATGTATAAAGAACCATCAGTTAGATTTATCATAATTCAAGACTACAATCAAATGAAACCATTCTATACAACACAAAATTTCCCTTCCAATTCTTGGGTTGAATGAGCTAACTTGGTTTACTGTTCTTAGCCTCAGCTGAAATTATCAGCTCTGAATATTTGCAGAGCTTGAGATCTGTTAAGCTGCTCCAAGCGTACTGGAATAGTGGAGTCAAAATGAGTGCTCTGTGGATTTTCTGCGTAGGCAACATAGTAAGCTGCAACGCAAGCTTGTGCCCATGCTAAGGCCAATCGACACTGCATTAGCCAATAGCATTTGGTAAGGGTGAGGCAGAAGATAATTAGTATATGATATTGCAATCGATTATATAGTTCTTACCATGAAATAGCCAATGAGGAAAGCATAAATGGACACTTCTGTGGCATAGCTCTTGTGCATTACAAGACTCCAAATTCCACTAACTAGACTACATATTGCACCTGTGCCAACCCCACTAAGGAAACAGAATACTCCAGTGAGATCCAAGTCTATGAGTTCTACCAATCCAACTCTAACGAACATCTCCCAAGTATCAGAAGATGCTTGCACAAACCCTTTGTTATAAACTCCAACGTGCACAAAACCCCATCGGTTCCCACGGATCACAAGAAGAGATGCAATCCCCATATAGCAACTGACACAGGAAAACATGAACTCATCTGTATCTCCTCCAACCAGACTTGTGGCTCGTGCAAAACCCCGGAAGAGCACGATGATGGGAACCAAGATCGAGCCCATGGAAACACATCCAGTTAAGTGTTTGATTGTGTCGCAAAATGCAATTCTAGTGTCCATGTCAACTCCTCCAGAAAAAGCCATATACTTGACCCTTGAAATTGTGATATACATTGCGTTCTTCAGAAACTGCATAGTCCATCCTAGGCTCAGCAAGATCAAGAAGATGAAAAAGGCTGATAGTTTGGTTCTGTTTTCAATGGCTCTTGCTCCTCCAATCCCAGCCACCAGGAAACAGCAGTAAAGCAGTCCAATGAGGATTGAATAAAGGGTTAGCCCCTGGGTTTTGTTTGGAGGAAAAGCTATGGAAACTGACAAGATTCTGGTGCCATATTCAAATCTGGGACTGGCCCAACAACCATAGAGGGATTGGATCAGTGCAGAAACCAAAGCAAGTACACCAACTGCCAGACTCACTGCAGTGCCAATGCATATAAACATAATTCCCATTGCGCATGTTAGCAGGGGACTCAGCCAAAATGCTAACCTGACTACCCTTGTGGATTGGCGTGCAGTGATGCCTTGCCATGTGAAACCAACAAGTCCAGCACATGCTGTTGAAGCTAGAAGTGGGGGATACCATTTCTGAGGGTGGAAATGGTGGGTGTGAGCGTCAGAGACAAGACCATATATGACAAGGAAAATCACCAAGACTGCAACCAAGAAAAAATACAAGTAAAACAGAATCTGGAAAACCCTTCTTGCCGCTTGACGCGCCACCGTTGTTCTATCGGGAAAGTTTGAAACTTGTGCCTGCACCAGAAATGACCAAGTTGACTTTAGTTTTTTCAACCAGGTGATATGTAACAAATGCAGTCCATGTAAACTGTAATTTACATAAGAGATTTCTGTTGATTAACAAGCAATAGTACAAACTCAGATTTCTATGAGAAATGGATGTGTCGGCAGCAGATAAACTCGATTGAGAAGAAACaccaaaagaagaagaaagaggcAAAAAGAAGTTAAAGATAACATAAAGAACAAAGAGAGACACAAAACCTTGATGGGGACTGTGAACGGAAGCCTTTGCTGTGGAACTTGTGCTTGGATTTGGATGCTCTGTGATTGTGTGGTGGTATTAGAATTGTTCAACATGGCCATGTTGACTTGCAATATAATATTGCATATGAAATGCATTCACAAAATCA
This sequence is a window from Vigna angularis cultivar LongXiaoDou No.4 chromosome 2, ASM1680809v1, whole genome shotgun sequence. Protein-coding genes within it:
- the LOC108327113 gene encoding uncharacterized protein LOC108327113, which produces MDSASMQVATSKNFLCPNASVAKVAGSKKIATVNFRSKFKGCETKIHVVSSNGSVSSCSSRPSVSSLKADDNKRRSNLESLFCYDKAIPEEIIEKPIGLSLEEKSIGNNPRCTDCEAKGAVLCVTCAGSGLYVDSILESQGIIVKVRCLGCGGTGNIMCAECGGRGHLGPK
- the LOC108328067 gene encoding uncharacterized protein LOC108328067, yielding MHFICNIILQVNMAMLNNSNTTTQSQSIQIQAQVPQQRLPFTVPIKAQVSNFPDRTTVARQAARRVFQILFYLYFFLVAVLVIFLVIYGLVSDAHTHHFHPQKWYPPLLASTACAGLVGFTWQGITARQSTRVVRLAFWLSPLLTCAMGIMFICIGTAVSLAVGVLALVSALIQSLYGCWASPRFEYGTRILSVSIAFPPNKTQGLTLYSILIGLLYCCFLVAGIGGARAIENRTKLSAFFIFLILLSLGWTMQFLKNAMYITISRVKYMAFSGGVDMDTRIAFCDTIKHLTGCVSMGSILVPIIVLFRGFARATSLVGGDTDEFMFSCVSCYMGIASLLVIRGNRWGFVHVGVYNKGFVQASSDTWEMFVRVGLVELIDLDLTGVFCFLSGVGTGAICSLVSGIWSLVMHKSYATEVSIYAFLIGYFMCRLALAWAQACVAAYYVAYAENPQSTHFDSTIPVRLEQLNRSQALQIFRADNFS